One genomic window of Nakamurella panacisegetis includes the following:
- a CDS encoding alcohol dehydrogenase catalytic domain-containing protein, protein MRATFIYGAGDVRVTDAPDPRIVEPSDALVQITHACVCGSDLHPYHSAPHNPAGKSIGHELIGVVTEVGAAVTTLAVGDFVIAPFAISCGVCEFCRVGLQTSCVRGGFWNDDDLGTSGGQAQAARVPLADGTLVKVPGVDPATADSGLLASLLTLSDVYGTGWHAAHRAGVTAGDTVAVIGDGAVGLLAVLSAKQLGAERIILMGRHRARTDLGREFGATDVVADRGDEGINAVLELTKGGATKVLEAVGHLPAFQQAIGIVRPGGVISRVGVPQYQDGPIGWSFFGKNTTLTGGPAPVRAYIEQLLPAVLDGTVHPGRVFDRTVGIEDTPQAYAAMDAREALKVMIKL, encoded by the coding sequence ATGCGCGCAACTTTCATCTACGGCGCCGGCGACGTCCGCGTCACCGACGCCCCCGACCCGAGAATCGTCGAACCATCCGACGCCCTCGTGCAGATCACCCACGCCTGTGTGTGCGGCAGTGACCTGCACCCCTACCACTCGGCCCCGCACAACCCGGCCGGGAAGAGCATCGGCCACGAACTGATCGGTGTCGTCACCGAGGTCGGTGCCGCTGTGACGACGCTGGCCGTAGGTGACTTCGTCATCGCCCCGTTCGCGATCTCCTGCGGGGTGTGCGAATTCTGCCGAGTCGGTCTGCAAACCTCCTGCGTTCGCGGCGGCTTCTGGAACGACGACGACCTGGGCACCAGCGGCGGGCAGGCCCAAGCCGCCCGCGTTCCGCTGGCCGACGGCACCCTGGTCAAGGTCCCCGGCGTCGACCCGGCCACCGCCGACAGCGGCCTGCTCGCGTCCCTGCTCACCTTGTCCGACGTGTACGGCACCGGATGGCACGCCGCCCACCGGGCCGGCGTCACCGCGGGTGACACCGTCGCGGTCATCGGAGACGGCGCAGTCGGACTGCTGGCCGTGCTCTCGGCCAAACAGCTGGGTGCCGAGCGGATCATCCTGATGGGCCGCCACCGGGCCCGCACCGACCTTGGCCGCGAATTCGGTGCCACCGACGTCGTCGCCGACCGCGGCGACGAAGGGATCAACGCCGTCCTGGAGCTCACCAAGGGCGGCGCCACCAAGGTACTGGAAGCCGTCGGCCACCTGCCGGCCTTCCAGCAGGCCATCGGCATCGTCCGCCCCGGCGGGGTCATCTCCCGCGTCGGCGTCCCGCAGTACCAGGACGGCCCGATCGGCTGGTCGTTCTTCGGCAAGAACACCACCCTCACCGGCGGACCGGCCCCGGTCCGGGCCTACATCGAACAACTGCTTCCGGCCGTGCTGGACGGCACCGTCCACCCGGGCCGGGTCTTCGACCGCACCGTCGGCATCGAGGACACCCCACAGGCCTACGCCGCCATGGACGCGCGAGAAGCACTCAAGGTGATGATCAAGCTCTAG
- a CDS encoding (R)-mandelonitrile lyase produces the protein MNKNPVAATVKTPAANFTGDVWLNPVFGGDGTSRLTVGLVRFTPGARTNWHRHANGQLLVCTDGVGLVSTRDRHTVVLRAGESVWTAAGEEHFHGGTQTNMMCHYAILDAAGAGEATTWLEPVTDEQYTAAHTAGQV, from the coding sequence ATGAACAAGAACCCAGTGGCGGCGACGGTGAAGACGCCGGCGGCGAACTTCACCGGCGATGTCTGGTTGAACCCGGTCTTCGGCGGTGACGGCACGTCCCGGCTGACCGTCGGACTGGTGCGGTTCACCCCGGGGGCCCGCACCAACTGGCACCGGCACGCCAACGGGCAGCTGTTGGTGTGCACCGACGGCGTCGGTCTGGTCAGTACCCGCGACCGGCACACGGTGGTGCTGCGGGCGGGGGAGAGCGTGTGGACCGCGGCCGGGGAGGAGCATTTCCACGGCGGCACGCAGACCAACATGATGTGCCACTACGCCATTCTCGACGCCGCTGGCGCGGGTGAGGCGACCACGTGGCTGGAGCCGGTCACCGACGAGCAATACACCGCAGCACACACCGCCGGGCAGGTCTGA
- a CDS encoding DeoR/GlpR family DNA-binding transcription regulator codes for MGNSPNAQRRREIIAFAREHGQVQVTDLAARLGVATETIRRDLTVLEQDGLVRRIHGAAYPLDGAGFESTLAYRSSHMVPEKRRIAAAVMERIGEVQSVYIDEGYTPQLVAELLANSRRPLTVVTPSLPVAAALSAAEGITIMLGGNVRGRTLGTVGHWVIEMLSALVVDLAIMGTNGISPERGLTTPEPTISAIKRKVMDVSRRRLLVGVHVKFGVDSFARFADVGEFDALVTDRGLRSVDVNRTGSDGGSSYWIPARGWSVRFVA; via the coding sequence GTGGGCAACTCACCGAACGCGCAGCGGAGGCGGGAGATCATCGCGTTCGCACGCGAGCACGGCCAGGTCCAGGTCACGGACTTGGCCGCCCGGCTCGGGGTGGCGACGGAGACGATCCGGCGGGACCTGACCGTGCTGGAGCAGGACGGACTGGTCCGCCGGATACACGGCGCGGCGTATCCGCTGGACGGGGCCGGATTCGAGAGCACGTTGGCGTATCGGTCCTCCCACATGGTTCCAGAGAAGCGCCGGATCGCTGCGGCCGTTATGGAACGGATCGGGGAGGTCCAGTCGGTGTACATCGACGAGGGGTACACCCCGCAGTTGGTCGCCGAGCTGCTCGCGAACTCGCGGCGCCCGTTGACGGTGGTGACCCCGTCGCTGCCGGTCGCCGCCGCGCTGTCCGCGGCCGAGGGGATCACCATCATGCTCGGCGGCAACGTCCGCGGACGAACCCTGGGCACGGTCGGGCATTGGGTGATCGAGATGCTTTCTGCGCTGGTGGTGGATCTCGCGATCATGGGTACCAACGGCATCTCCCCTGAACGCGGGTTGACCACACCGGAACCGACCATCTCCGCGATCAAGCGCAAGGTCATGGATGTTTCCCGGCGCCGGTTGCTGGTCGGCGTCCACGTCAAGTTCGGGGTCGACAGCTTCGCCCGCTTCGCCGACGTCGGTGAGTTCGACGCATTGGTCACCGACCGCGGACTCCGCTCGGTCGATGTGAACCGCACTGGGTCTGATGGAGGCTCGAGCTATTGGATTCCGGCCAGGGGTTGGTCGGTCCGTTTCGTAGCGTAG
- a CDS encoding carboxymuconolactone decarboxylase family protein — MTINDTAKAYHDQLFGDLVSTLARTDPELIGYFDNFAFAEVLADAAELDDSIDLHTRLLVQLAAVLAAGGLAEFKVLAAAGQANAGVTPVELKEVVYQAVAYVGMARAYDYLHAVNDILTAAGVELPLPGKATSTPESRQFRGHVVQEQIVGTGRVDQMHAAAASDTKHFQRYLTGNCFGDTVARGGLDLPTRELITFSMLAAIGGADAQIRGHVSGNLNVGNTRARLLAVLTVLVPFIGYPRTLNALAAINDITPPATD; from the coding sequence ATGACGATCAACGACACGGCGAAGGCCTATCACGACCAGCTGTTTGGCGACCTGGTCTCGACACTGGCCAGGACCGATCCCGAGCTCATCGGCTACTTCGACAATTTCGCCTTCGCCGAGGTCCTCGCCGACGCAGCCGAGCTTGACGACAGTATCGACCTGCACACCCGGCTGCTGGTGCAGCTGGCCGCGGTCCTCGCCGCCGGGGGACTCGCCGAGTTCAAGGTGCTGGCCGCCGCCGGACAGGCCAACGCCGGGGTGACTCCGGTGGAGCTCAAGGAGGTGGTCTACCAGGCCGTCGCCTACGTGGGGATGGCCCGGGCCTATGACTACCTGCACGCCGTCAACGACATCCTCACAGCCGCCGGCGTCGAACTGCCGCTGCCCGGAAAGGCCACCAGCACTCCGGAGAGCAGACAGTTCCGTGGCCATGTGGTGCAGGAGCAGATCGTCGGCACGGGCCGCGTCGATCAGATGCACGCCGCCGCGGCATCTGACACGAAACACTTCCAGCGGTACCTGACGGGCAACTGCTTCGGCGACACCGTCGCACGCGGCGGCCTGGACCTGCCGACCCGCGAGCTGATCACGTTCTCGATGCTCGCCGCGATCGGCGGCGCCGACGCCCAGATCCGCGGACACGTCAGCGGCAACCTCAACGTCGGCAACACCCGCGCGCGGCTGCTGGCTGTCTTGACCGTGCTGGTGCCGTTCATCGGGTACCCCCGGACCCTCAACGCACTGGCCGCCATCAACGACATCACGCCGCCAGCCACCGACTGA
- a CDS encoding DUF2188 domain-containing protein, whose amino-acid sequence MDAYLLVMPWFYRVIELDDGTWACRHGHTIFDTHAKLAPAITHIEELAHAAGPARLFLHRLTGEVVELADPQPLLSSYPGTHPVR is encoded by the coding sequence GTGGATGCCTATCTTCTGGTGATGCCATGGTTCTATCGGGTGATCGAGCTGGATGACGGTACCTGGGCCTGCCGGCACGGGCACACCATCTTCGACACTCATGCCAAGCTGGCGCCGGCGATCACTCATATCGAAGAGTTGGCGCACGCTGCTGGCCCAGCCCGGCTGTTCCTGCATCGGCTCACTGGAGAAGTTGTGGAGTTGGCCGACCCGCAGCCGCTGTTGTCGTCGTATCCGGGAACCCACCCGGTGCGCTGA
- a CDS encoding transposase has product MGSEVSPGKPTTRRYAPAEKEQAVRLVRQLRSELGTDQGTVHRVARQLGYGAESVRSWVRQADIDDGRKPGVSTSEASRIAELEQENRELKRANEILKRAASFFGAELDRQHKK; this is encoded by the coding sequence ATGGGATCTGAGGTTTCACCGGGCAAGCCGACCACCCGTCGGTATGCGCCTGCGGAGAAGGAGCAGGCGGTCCGGCTGGTCCGGCAGTTGCGCTCCGAACTGGGCACCGATCAAGGGACCGTGCACCGGGTCGCGCGGCAGCTCGGTTACGGCGCTGAGTCGGTGCGGTCCTGGGTGCGGCAGGCCGACATCGACGACGGACGCAAGCCGGGAGTGTCGACCAGCGAGGCGAGCCGGATCGCCGAGCTGGAGCAGGAGAACCGAGAATTAAAGCGCGCCAACGAGATTCTGAAGCGGGCAGCCAGTTTCTTCGGGGCGGAGCTCGACCGCCAACACAAGAAGTAG
- a CDS encoding IS3 family transposase — MKARQRDSEAGSQFLRGGARPPTQEVVAFIDANRAEFGVEPIITTLASAEVTIAPSSYYAAKTRPPSARQQRDEQLIPQLRALWQGNYRVYGARKLWKAARRAGARHRSGPGCPADARSRDPGCPPRPADPHDPPGPGAPRHPDLVKRNFTAKEPNQLWVTDLTYVPTWSGVAYVCFLVDVYSRMIVGWRVAGHMRTEMVLDAIEMARWSRGTRIDGLRCHSDAGSQFTSIRYGERLAEIGATPSIGTVGDSFDNALAETVNGYYKAELIYGPGRPGPWRTVEDVELATLGWVHWHNTARLHATSAIYHQQSTKPRSTLRNGPTNPWPESNSSSLHQTQCGSHRPSGVRGR; from the coding sequence ATTAAAGCGCGCCAACGAGATTCTGAAGCGGGCAGCCAGTTTCTTCGGGGCGGAGCTCGACCGCCAACACAAGAAGTAGTCGCGTTCATCGACGCCAACCGCGCCGAGTTCGGAGTCGAGCCGATCATCACCACGCTGGCCAGCGCCGAGGTGACGATCGCTCCGAGCAGCTACTACGCCGCCAAGACCCGGCCGCCCTCAGCGCGCCAACAGCGGGACGAGCAGCTGATCCCGCAGCTGCGCGCCCTGTGGCAGGGCAACTATCGGGTCTACGGCGCTCGGAAACTGTGGAAGGCCGCCCGTCGGGCCGGGGCACGACATCGGTCGGGACCAGGTTGCCCGGCTGATGCGCGCAGCCGGGATCCAGGGTGTCCGCCGCGGCCGGCAGATCCGCACGACCCGCCCGGACCCGGGGCGCCGCGGCACCCGGACCTGGTGAAACGGAACTTCACCGCGAAGGAACCGAACCAGCTGTGGGTGACCGACCTGACGTATGTCCCGACGTGGTCCGGCGTCGCCTACGTGTGTTTCCTGGTCGATGTGTATTCGCGGATGATCGTGGGGTGGCGGGTCGCGGGCCATATGCGGACCGAGATGGTCCTGGATGCGATCGAGATGGCCCGGTGGAGCCGCGGCACCCGGATCGACGGGTTGCGCTGTCACAGCGACGCCGGCAGTCAATTTACATCCATCCGGTACGGCGAGCGGCTGGCCGAGATCGGTGCCACCCCGTCGATCGGGACTGTCGGGGACTCGTTCGACAATGCGTTGGCCGAGACCGTGAACGGTTACTACAAGGCCGAGTTGATCTACGGACCCGGACGACCCGGACCGTGGCGGACCGTCGAAGATGTCGAGTTGGCGACCCTGGGCTGGGTGCACTGGCACAACACGGCCCGGCTGCACGCTACCTCGGCGATCTACCACCAGCAGAGTACGAAGCCACGTTCTACGCTACGAAACGGACCGACCAACCCCTGGCCGGAATCCAATAGCTCGAGCCTCCATCAGACCCAGTGCGGTTCACATCGACCGAGCGGAGTCCGCGGTCGGTGA
- a CDS encoding helix-turn-helix transcriptional regulator has translation MDNHAEIREFLASRRARITPAQAGLPAYGGNRRVKGLRREEVALLAGVSIDYYVRLERGNLAGASEQVLDSIAEALHLDDAEREHLRSLALAAAATARRPRAASGPLRPVIQQVLDAITDAPAWVRNARHDIIALNVMGEALYAPVLNSAAAGATAKRPANTTRFVYLDPAAREFFVDFDRIATDAAAMLRLEAGRHPHDKELITLVGELSTQSELFRQHWAAQNVKFHRSGRKRLHHPAVGPLDLNFEAMELPSDPALQLNIYTADPGTPTADGLRLLASWAATRTAESTAQSTNGARSATRD, from the coding sequence ATGGACAACCATGCCGAGATCCGCGAGTTCCTCGCGTCGCGCCGCGCCCGGATCACTCCGGCTCAGGCCGGCCTGCCCGCCTACGGCGGCAACCGGCGCGTCAAGGGCCTCCGACGGGAAGAGGTCGCGCTGCTCGCCGGCGTCAGCATCGACTACTACGTCCGGTTGGAACGCGGCAACCTCGCCGGCGCCTCCGAGCAGGTCCTCGACAGCATCGCAGAGGCGCTGCACCTCGACGACGCCGAACGCGAACACCTGCGCTCGCTCGCCCTCGCCGCCGCTGCAACCGCCCGGCGGCCCCGCGCCGCGTCGGGACCGCTGCGGCCCGTGATCCAGCAGGTCCTCGACGCCATCACCGACGCGCCGGCCTGGGTCCGCAACGCCCGCCACGACATAATCGCCCTGAACGTCATGGGCGAAGCCCTGTACGCACCGGTCCTGAACTCGGCAGCCGCCGGGGCCACCGCCAAACGCCCCGCCAACACCACCCGCTTTGTCTACCTCGACCCCGCGGCCCGCGAGTTCTTCGTCGACTTCGACCGCATCGCCACCGACGCCGCCGCCATGCTCCGCCTCGAAGCCGGCCGCCACCCGCACGACAAAGAACTCATCACCCTGGTCGGGGAACTCTCCACCCAATCCGAGCTGTTCCGACAGCACTGGGCCGCCCAGAACGTCAAGTTCCACCGCAGCGGCCGCAAACGCCTCCACCACCCGGCCGTCGGCCCACTCGACCTCAACTTCGAGGCCATGGAACTGCCATCCGACCCAGCTCTGCAGCTCAACATCTATACCGCCGACCCTGGCACTCCCACCGCCGACGGGCTCAGACTGCTCGCCTCCTGGGCCGCCACCCGCACCGCCGAATCGACCGCACAGAGCACTAATGGCGCACGTTCAGCCACCAGGGACTAG
- a CDS encoding aldo/keto reductase, whose product MQNRMLGRTGVSVSPLCLGTMMFGPWGNADQADSIRIIHRALDVGINFVDTADVYSGGESEQIVGKALSGRRDDVVLATKFFMPMDEDPNHRGGSRRWIIRSVEDSLRRLGTDHIDLYQVHRPSQDTGIEETLGALTDLVRQGKVRYIGSSSYAASQIVEAQWAARDRRLERLVTEQPPYSIMVRGIESDVLPTARRHGMGILTYSPLGGGWLSGRWRKDNAGTPTSAARPKARFDMTSEANQRKLEIAENLAVLAEQHGMTLIDLAIAFVINHPAVTSAIIGPRTMEQLESQLTGADVRLTPEVLDRIDELVAPGVTVNADDNSYGQIELDPSARRRSY is encoded by the coding sequence ATGCAGAACCGGATGCTGGGCCGGACCGGCGTCTCGGTCAGCCCGCTATGCCTGGGCACCATGATGTTCGGCCCCTGGGGCAACGCCGATCAAGCAGACTCGATCCGCATCATCCACCGCGCCCTCGACGTAGGGATCAACTTCGTCGACACGGCCGACGTGTACTCCGGTGGTGAATCCGAACAGATCGTCGGCAAGGCGCTGTCCGGACGACGCGACGACGTCGTCCTGGCGACCAAATTCTTCATGCCGATGGACGAGGACCCGAACCACCGCGGCGGCTCACGCCGCTGGATCATACGATCGGTAGAGGACTCCCTGCGCCGCCTGGGCACCGACCACATCGACCTCTACCAGGTGCACCGCCCCAGTCAGGACACGGGCATCGAGGAGACCCTCGGCGCGCTCACCGACCTGGTCCGGCAGGGGAAGGTCCGCTACATCGGGTCCTCGTCCTACGCGGCCAGTCAGATCGTGGAGGCCCAATGGGCCGCACGTGACCGCCGGTTGGAGCGGCTCGTCACCGAGCAGCCGCCATACTCCATTATGGTGCGCGGCATCGAATCCGACGTGCTGCCGACCGCCCGCCGGCACGGCATGGGCATCCTGACCTACAGCCCACTGGGCGGCGGCTGGCTGTCCGGCCGCTGGCGCAAAGACAACGCCGGCACCCCAACCTCCGCGGCGCGCCCGAAGGCCCGCTTCGACATGACCAGCGAAGCCAACCAGCGGAAACTCGAGATCGCCGAAAATCTGGCCGTTCTGGCCGAGCAGCACGGCATGACGTTGATCGACCTGGCCATCGCCTTCGTGATCAACCACCCCGCCGTCACCTCCGCGATCATCGGCCCGCGCACCATGGAGCAACTCGAGTCTCAGCTCACCGGCGCCGACGTCCGGTTGACCCCCGAGGTCCTGGACCGCATCGACGAACTGGTCGCACCGGGCGTCACCGTCAACGCCGACGACAACAGCTACGGCCAGATAGAACTCGATCCATCTGCGCGACGTCGGAGCTACTGA